The DNA region ATTGCCAGAAAAATAAAAAACAGATTGAATGCCCTGCATTACAAAACAGACATCGGTCAATGGTCGAATGGTTTGGAGTCCATTCATACTGCCAATTTGAATTTCCTTAATGCTCAGTCTTCCTTCATCAGGGAAAACGATATGCAGAAGGCTAAGTATAAATATGGAATTCCGGATCATTATTTTACATCGGATGGAAATCTGATCGATTTACCCATCAATGATGAAATCACCTATACGGACCTCATCTGCAAATTCTGCCGGGAAACCAATCAGGTAAATTACCTGGAGATTGGTGTTAGTGTAGGTAAAAACATGGTGCAAATCATGCAACACTTAAAAGGTGCTCAGATCACAGGATTAGATATTGAGGAAATACCCTCTGCGGTTCTTGAAAAACTTGATCCTGCCACTGTTCAGCAAAAAAATCAAATCACCAACGCGAGAGTTGGAAATAACGAATTTTCTTACATATGCGGAAGCGTGTTGGAAGATTCCACCTGGAAATCGCTTGAAGGAAGAAAATATAATATTCTATTATCCGATGCACTTCATACGCCGGAAGCGATTTGGACCGAGTATTTAATGATGAAGAAATACCAGGTAATTGACCCAAAAGAATTTGTCATTTTTTGGGATGATTTAGGTGGGGAAATGACCGATGTATTTATTTCCATTTTTAAGGACATGAAAAAAAATGGAATGGCAAAAAAGGGACAATGTGCCATTTTAAGTCTGAACGGATGGATTGGTCAACACGAAAAAAAACACAACATAGGCATCATATCTAATCGCATTTAATGCAACAAGGGGTACTGTATATCGTTAACAACAACAGTGTGATACTGGAAGAGTGTTTGCATTCTTTAGCCTCACTCCGAAAACATTCCCCTGGAGTTCAGGCATGTCTTATCACAAATACAGAACTTCCTTATTCAGTAAAGAAGCAATTCGATCATTTCATATTAAAAAACGAAAAGATCCATCCGTTAAAAGCAAAAGTAAAATGGATGATGGACTCACCGTTTGACACCACCTTATTTCTTGATGCCGACACTGAAATCCGTAAGGATATCCGTGAATTATTTTCCGCCAAGGAAACCTTTGCATTTGCATTCGACAATTTGTGCGATTGGAAAAGTCAGCCTCCTGTTTTTATCGCTCAGGAATCGACCGATATCAACACAGGCTTGGTTTTGTATAAAAAAAATGAGGAAAGTAATTCCATTCTTCAGGCATGGTTCAAGGTGGTTGAACTTGAAGATGAATCCAGAATGAAACCGGGACATTTTTGTGATCAGGTACATTTTAATTTATCCATCTTTTCACAGTTAAAAGAAAAAGGGATATCATTTAAAATTCTGGATAATAAAATCTACAATGTTCGTCCCTGGTGCTGGAATTCCTTAAAATCCACTGGTGAATGGAATGCCATTCGGATTGCTCATGCGCATCATTTGAATCATGGATTGTTTCAAAAAATAAAAATGAAATGGAAGGACATATTCAAATGAATCGGATTTCTGTTATTATATGTACCTACAATCCATCCATACAGCCATTGCTGCGGGTTATAAATTCCATTCAAAATCAAAAACTGGAAGGAATAAGTATCGAAAAAATTATCGTTGATAACAATTCATCCAATCAATTTTTGGCAGACACGAATTTAAAATCCTCATTAAATACAAACGGCTGGAAAATCGTTCATGAGCCAAGGGCAGGATTGAGTTATGCAAGAATAGCTGGAGTAAATCATACTACAAATGATTTCATTTTGTTTGTGGATGATGATAATGTACTGAATGAAAATTATGTTCAACATCTCATCAGACATTATAATGAACATCCTCAAGCCGGAATAATAGGTGCAGGAAAGATTGATGTGGAATTTACGGGTGGAGGCGATGAATACATTAAGAAGTACTTTAAAAAAGCGTTTCAATACCGGGAATTTTCAACTTATTTATCGGGTAATGCTGTTTGGGAAAATTTTTATCCTCCGGGATCAGGAATTTCCATTCGCAAAAAAGTATTTAATGTTTTTGCAGCAAACTTTATTCATGGAAAAATCAGTTTAACCGGAAGAAAAGCGGAGTCACTCAGCAGCGGGGAAGATGCTCAAATGATCTGGACCACCCTTCAGGTAGGCTTTACGGTGGACACGGCTCCGGATTTATCCCTCATTCACCTTATTCCCGAAAAACGCTGTTCACTCAGTTATATTATCCAGCTTAATCAATCCATTGCTTATTCCTTTTATAAAGGACAAGCAGAATTTTATCCTGATTTAACTGCCGGCAAAAAAGCGGGATTGCTTTACTTTTGGAAAAGGCGAATCCAGTTGTGGATGAAATACCCCTTTCAATTTAAGCGAATAAGGTATGAATTCGCCTATGAACAAGCCTGGCATAAGGGACATGTCCAATTCGTCGATAAACCATGAGAAATCCATTCATAACCATCATTACTCCTTCTTATAATCAGGGGAATTACCTGGAGGAGACCATTCTTTCGGTGATACACCAGGAGGGAGTGGATTTTGAGTATATGGTTATTGACGGAGGCAGTAAGGATCATTCGATTGACATCATAAAAAAATATGAAACTCATTTTTCCTTTTGGTGCAGCGAAAAAGATCGCGGACAATCCCATGCCATCAATAAAGGCATTGAAAAAGCAAAAGGAGATATCATTATGTGGATCAACAGCGATGATATACTACTTCCCGGAGCATTAAAAAAAATCGAAGAAGCCTTTAAACAACATCCGGATGCTTTACTGGTGCATGGGAAATCATTGTTGTTCGGAGCCAAAAGGAAGGAGCTGGAAATTGGTGAACTTAAATCTGACCACCATTTGCGTTGTCTCGCTTATATTCCATTTCCACAACCGGGATCGGCATTTAGCAGAAAACTGATCGATCAGTATGGTCCCTTGGATGAATCACTTCACTTCGGGATGGATTTTGAATTATTGGTTCGTGCTGCAATACAAAGACAGGTTTTAAGTTTACCGGAAATATTGTCGAAATACAGGATTCACGATAACAGCAAAACTAATTTACACTTAAAATTTGCGAAAGACTGGCAACAGGTTTTCTCTAAAGTTATTCAAAGCATTGCCCCTGATCATGCAATGGTAACGACACTCATTCGTATGGGTTATTTAGAAAAAGAGAAATTATATTACCGCTTTTCCAGTGAATTTACTTCGGAAGAGATTTCCAAAATCATCTTCTACCATTTAGAGATCCAATTCCATTACACTTATCTATATTGCAATCGTAAAGAAAACCAACGCATAGCAGAACTTATTAAAACGCTATTTCCTGATGTCTTTAAAAAGCAATTCATAAAATGGTACCGGCGCAAACAATATATTCCCGGAACTTTATTAATCCTGTTCAGAAAAATAAAAAACGTAAATGCCTAAATTTTCTGTGGTCATACCAAGTTATAATCGCTCGACATTTTTAAAAAGTGCCATCGAATCGGTATTGAAACAGGATTTTTCCGACTTCGAACTTTTGGTGATTGATGATGGAAGTACAGATCAAACTCAAACAATGGTTAATGAACTCTCAGAAAGAGATAAGCGCATCAAATATATTTTTCAAAGCAATGGGGAGAGAGGAAAAGCCAGGAATAACGGCTTCGATCATGCGAAAGGTGAGTATGTTGTTTTCCTGGATTCTGATGATGAGTTTTTACCCGGACATTTATCTCATCTTAATGAATTAAGCGAACAGCATCCCGAGGTTTTATTGCTGGCTACCAATTATGAATTTTTTGAAAACGGAAAAAGTATCAAAGCACCTATCGATAATATTGAGGAGGGATTTCATGATTATTCTGTGTTGTTAAGAGGAAATCCATTCGCGTCCAACGTTTGTGTAAAAAAATCGAATCCTTCTTATATTCCTTTTCCGGAAGACCGCACCTATTCGGCTATGGAAGATTGGATGTTCCTTTTCAGCAACCTATGGACAAAAAATTTATTTCTGAGTAAAAAATCAACGGTAAGAATGAATGAACATCCGAACCGGAGCATGCGGTTTCATACGGACATCATACAAAAACGTGAATTGGCAACTGCTTTTCTTATTCAGCACTTTTCATTTTCAAAAAGAGAAAAAAAACAATTAAAAGGAAATACATTTTATTTTCTCGCGATTCATTCCTACCTCGATCATAAAAAAGCCCAGGCCATTCGTTATTTTTTCAAGTCCTTTCTCTTACTTGGACCGTCAAAAAAATTATTGATTTTATTTCCAAAAATTATTGTTGGTCAAAAAATGATTAGTCAACTTAAAAATAAATTTAGGTCATGAAATATCAGGGGAACATCATGGTCATTACCTATTGGTCATTGAACGATGCGCTCATTCAAACCTATACCCTTCCCTATCTTCGTCAAATCCGAAGCCTGATTGGAGATTCCAGAAAAATCATTTTGGTATGCCTTGAAAAAAACGGCACTCACCATCCATTAACGCAACTTGAACCAGGTATTGAAATCCTGCAACTACCCTATATTCCTTTTGGAGGAAAGGCAGCCTTAAAATGGCTCAGCTATCTAACATTGCTAAAAAAAACAATTCGCACTAATGCAGTTGGTGTTATTCACGCCTGGTGTACTCCCGCCGGAATGATTGCTTACTTACTTTCAAAAAAAACAGGAAAACCTCTTATCATCGATAGTTTCGAACCTCATGCTGAAGCGATGGTGGAAAATGGCAGCTGGAAACCAAATTCCATGGCCTTCCGGCTTTTATTCCGCTATGAAAAGCAACAATACAAGCAGGCACAGCACCTCATCTGTTGCACGGAGAGCATGAAGGACTATGCCGAAAAAAAATATGGCAAAACGCATGCAAATTTTTATGTAAAACCGGCATGTGTTGATCGCAATTTATTTTCTTTTAATCTTCAAAAAAGAGATTCGCTCCGAAGGGAATTACTGCTAGAAAATAAAACGGTAATGGTTTATGCCGGGAAGTTGGGGGGGATATATCTCGATGAAGAAGTTTTTCGTTTTATTAAACAGTCCATCGAAGTATTTGGTGAAAATTTCCGTGTATTGTTTTTAAGTGCGCATACCATAGAAGAAATTCATGAACGTTGCATGCATTTTGCCATTCCAACTGAGTTTATTCAATTGAAATTTGTTCCTCACCGGGAAGTTCCCGATTATATGATGACCGCAGATTTCGCTATTACTCCGGTTAAACCTGTCCCTAGCAAACGCTTTTGCAGTCCCATTAAAGATGGTGAATACTGGTCGCTCGGTTTACCGGTTGTAATAACAGAAAACATTTCCGACGATTCGTCCATAATCCATCATGAAAATGCTGGTGTTATACTTCGTGAATTCACCGATTCTGCACTTCGAAAAGCGGCACGTGAAATGAAAAAATTGCTGGACGATGAAAACCCGGAAACTTTACGTTCCAGAATTCAGCAATTAGCCATTCAACACCGAAATTTTGAGAATTCCCTTAATGTTTATCGCGCAATATACGACTAGCTGATTTTTTACGGGAGGCTTCGAAAAACATGATTAATAAAGCTGAAGTAAAAAAAGGAAGAAAGGCGATTTTAAAGCGAACCAACGCACCGAAATTGGAGGTTGACAGTCCAACAATCAATGAAAATATCAGTGTGTAAAACAAACAAAACATCACGATTGGGTGACGAAAAACGAGGGAAAAAAATCCTATAACTCGCACTCTAAACAACACCAGTATTAATAATACCAACACAAAAAAGTTTTCCATCCCAGAGAAAATCATCACTACATTTTTTGCTTCCCAGATAAAGGGACGAAACAAACCGGCTACCATGGCAGGAACTGCAACTGTAGAAGCGCCCTGAAGTGTTGGTTCATACGTTCCTATGTCGAAGGAATTCCCATTGTATTCTTCACGTTTTAAGTCCGCTTGTTTAACTACAGCTTCTTCCAATAAACTATCAATGGAAAAACCAATGGCATTAACAAGAATCACATATCCAAGCACCGATGAGAAAACCAAAATAAACGGAATGGCAGAAACTCTTATCAACTTGTTTTTAATTTTTAAAATCCGATCGTAAAAATTCCAGATGATACATCCCGGAATTACCGCAATAATAAAATAGGGCTTAATCAGTAATAGCAACAAAAAGGAAAATACAAGAATTAATATATTGCTGATGCTTCGTTTTTTCCGGATAAAAAAAGATTCAAAGCCAACCACCAGCCAACATACGGATGAAAAAGTGAGTGTATCCTTCAGCATTCCACTACCCCAGAATACAGCAGAGGGAAATAATAAAATGGTAATGGCTAAATATTTTCTGTAGTCCGGATAATAATTACAAAACAACCGGTATAATTTCCAGGTCCCTGTAAAACAAGCCAGACTAAAGAAAATGGAGGACAACAAATAACCGTTCATTCCCAACAATACAAATGGAGTAATAACTCTAATCAATAAATTGGTTTTCGGATCCATAAACATATATCCCCAGGGATATCCCGTTGTGGATTTAAACAAATACATATTTTCCTCTACGGCACCATGCGTATAAGCCGTCCAGAATGAAGTCGGATCCTCAAACAATAAATTCACATATGCCCTTGCCGATTCATAATAGGCTATAGTATCTCCTCCTTTATAGTAATAGGTATATACAGCGCAAAAAGCAGAAGCTCCTAATATTTTAGCTAAAACACCAATGAAAAAATACTTGTAATCGGGTTCCATGGGTGAACGTTGTTTACTTTTCCTCCATGCCCAAATCAAAATAAGAATCAAAATGGTTGGGTAAGCCACCAATTCAACGGGGTCCAGTCCTTCGAGATATCCGAGATTTTTAACTTCTTCTTTCACTCGTGATGGTATTTTTCTCCCTTTAAAATCGTATGCGCCCGGTACAATTGTTCAGTAAAAAATAACCGCACCATTTGATGCGTCAGGGTCATTTTCGATAAAGATAGTTTAAACTGTGCCCTTTGATGAAGTTCATCCGAGAAGCCGTATGCTCCTCCAATTAAAAATACCAACTGCTTCGTTCCTCCATTCATACGTACCTGCAAAAATTCAGAAAACTCGGTTGAGCCATACATTTTCCCTTTTTCATCGAGCAATACAACCTGGTCACCCTCACTCATTTTCCCCATAAAAAGCTGTCCCTCCTTGATTTTCAACTCCTCCTTACTTAAAGCGGCCGCGTTTTTCACGTTGGGTATTTCCAGGCGCTCATAACTGCAGTACCGGCGGAGTCGCTTTTCGTAATCCGCAAGTCCCTCAGCCAGATAACCATCGTCGGAAAGTCCCATTGTTATTAACTTTATCTTCATCTTTTTCGTAAGAATTCCTAAAAGTATAAATTTGTTGGTGAAGGGTTGTGCTGACTTTGGCATTGATTTTGCAACCCTATCATCAGGAAACAAAAATGAATACCATGAGAACTCTCTTTGTATCGTTCCTTATGCTGATAGCTACGGGACTTTTCGCTCAGGCAGACATCACCGATCAGGTGGCCGGTTACATCAAAACCGCCAATGTGAAGGAGCTGGCTAAGCATTTCGCTGATAACATTGACCTTGCAGTTGAGGAAGTGGACGATATTTACAGTCGTGCACAAGCGGAGCAGATTTTGAAAAAATTCTTCGACAAGAACCCTCCGAAAAACTTCACCATTGCTCATTCCGGAACCTCTAAATTAGGTATAGAGTACCGAATTGGGGATCTCGAAACAGCCAATGGTAAATTCCGGGTACACATCAACCTGAAAAAAGTGGGTGATGTTTATCAGATCAACCAGTTCCGTATAGAACCTGCATAAGGTGTTTTAAGGGCAAATGATTAGTTTTGCCCTATGGAACTTAACAATCTGATTCAACAAGCCCTTATTGAGGACGCAGGAGACGGAGATCACACTTCGCTGGCTTGCATCGTAAAGGGGACCCAAAGCAAAGCCAAATTACTGGTAAAGGAAGATGGAATCCTTGCCGGAATGCGGGTAGCGCTTGAAGTGTTTAAACAGGTCGATTCACAACTGAAAATAAACGCACTATTAAACGATGGCGACATGATCCGTAAAGGAGATGTCGCCTTTTTTGTGGAAGGAAGTGTACACTCCATTCTACTCGCCGAGCGATTGGTGCTTAACATCATGCAACGCATGAGTGGCATTGCAACCATTACTCACTCCATTGTAAAAAAACTGGAAGGCACTTCTTGCCAGGTGCTCGACACCAGAAAAACGACTCCTTTACTTCGCTCACTGGAAAAAGAAGCTGTGCGCATTGGCGGCGGTGTAAATCATCGCATCGGATTATATGATATGATTCTAATCAAGGATAATCATGTTGACTATGCCGGTGGAATTACTGCGGCACTGAATGCAGCGGTGGATTATCTGGCAAAAACAGGTAAAAACCTGAAAATAGAAATTGAAACCCGCAACTTAAAAGAACTGGAAGAAGCCATTCAACACGGAGGCATGCACCGGGTGATGTTTGATAATTACGCAATGGAGGATTTAGTGGAGGGAGTGAAAATGGTCAACAAAAAATTCGAAACGGAAGCATCCGGAGGAATTACACCCGAAAATGTTCGCAGTTATGCAGAAACCGGTGTAGATTTTATTTCAATGGGATGTTTAACGCACTCCGTGAAATCGCTTGATCTTAGCCTTAAGGCATGTTAAAGAAATTTCAACATATTAAGGCATATATTAAGGATCTGACCTCACGCATTGTGTTGCCGGGCTTTGAAGGACAAAATCTTTTTGATGTAGGAAAATTTTTTGTGCAGGGATTAAGCAGTGCCAATGTTGCCACCCGCGCAGCATCGGTAACTTATCGCTTTTTAATGGCAGCATTTCCACTGATCATTTGTATTTTTTCCCTCATTCCATTTGTACCGATTGATCATTTTCAGGAAGATATTCTTACCTACATCCG from Flavobacteriales bacterium includes:
- a CDS encoding glycosyltransferase; the encoded protein is MEGHIQMNRISVIICTYNPSIQPLLRVINSIQNQKLEGISIEKIIVDNNSSNQFLADTNLKSSLNTNGWKIVHEPRAGLSYARIAGVNHTTNDFILFVDDDNVLNENYVQHLIRHYNEHPQAGIIGAGKIDVEFTGGGDEYIKKYFKKAFQYREFSTYLSGNAVWENFYPPGSGISIRKKVFNVFAANFIHGKISLTGRKAESLSSGEDAQMIWTTLQVGFTVDTAPDLSLIHLIPEKRCSLSYIIQLNQSIAYSFYKGQAEFYPDLTAGKKAGLLYFWKRRIQLWMKYPFQFKRIRYEFAYEQAWHKGHVQFVDKP
- a CDS encoding glycosyltransferase, giving the protein MRNPFITIITPSYNQGNYLEETILSVIHQEGVDFEYMVIDGGSKDHSIDIIKKYETHFSFWCSEKDRGQSHAINKGIEKAKGDIIMWINSDDILLPGALKKIEEAFKQHPDALLVHGKSLLFGAKRKELEIGELKSDHHLRCLAYIPFPQPGSAFSRKLIDQYGPLDESLHFGMDFELLVRAAIQRQVLSLPEILSKYRIHDNSKTNLHLKFAKDWQQVFSKVIQSIAPDHAMVTTLIRMGYLEKEKLYYRFSSEFTSEEISKIIFYHLEIQFHYTYLYCNRKENQRIAELIKTLFPDVFKKQFIKWYRRKQYIPGTLLILFRKIKNVNA
- a CDS encoding glycosyltransferase family 2 protein, whose amino-acid sequence is MPKFSVVIPSYNRSTFLKSAIESVLKQDFSDFELLVIDDGSTDQTQTMVNELSERDKRIKYIFQSNGERGKARNNGFDHAKGEYVVFLDSDDEFLPGHLSHLNELSEQHPEVLLLATNYEFFENGKSIKAPIDNIEEGFHDYSVLLRGNPFASNVCVKKSNPSYIPFPEDRTYSAMEDWMFLFSNLWTKNLFLSKKSTVRMNEHPNRSMRFHTDIIQKRELATAFLIQHFSFSKREKKQLKGNTFYFLAIHSYLDHKKAQAIRYFFKSFLLLGPSKKLLILFPKIIVGQKMISQLKNKFRS
- a CDS encoding glycosyltransferase, producing MKYQGNIMVITYWSLNDALIQTYTLPYLRQIRSLIGDSRKIILVCLEKNGTHHPLTQLEPGIEILQLPYIPFGGKAALKWLSYLTLLKKTIRTNAVGVIHAWCTPAGMIAYLLSKKTGKPLIIDSFEPHAEAMVENGSWKPNSMAFRLLFRYEKQQYKQAQHLICCTESMKDYAEKKYGKTHANFYVKPACVDRNLFSFNLQKRDSLRRELLLENKTVMVYAGKLGGIYLDEEVFRFIKQSIEVFGENFRVLFLSAHTIEEIHERCMHFAIPTEFIQLKFVPHREVPDYMMTADFAITPVKPVPSKRFCSPIKDGEYWSLGLPVVITENISDDSSIIHHENAGVILREFTDSALRKAAREMKKLLDDENPETLRSRIQQLAIQHRNFENSLNVYRAIYD
- the rlmH gene encoding 23S rRNA (pseudouridine(1915)-N(3))-methyltransferase RlmH, whose protein sequence is MKIKLITMGLSDDGYLAEGLADYEKRLRRYCSYERLEIPNVKNAAALSKEELKIKEGQLFMGKMSEGDQVVLLDEKGKMYGSTEFSEFLQVRMNGGTKQLVFLIGGAYGFSDELHQRAQFKLSLSKMTLTHQMVRLFFTEQLYRAHTILKGEKYHHE
- a CDS encoding DUF4783 domain-containing protein: MRTLFVSFLMLIATGLFAQADITDQVAGYIKTANVKELAKHFADNIDLAVEEVDDIYSRAQAEQILKKFFDKNPPKNFTIAHSGTSKLGIEYRIGDLETANGKFRVHINLKKVGDVYQINQFRIEPA
- the nadC gene encoding carboxylating nicotinate-nucleotide diphosphorylase — translated: MELNNLIQQALIEDAGDGDHTSLACIVKGTQSKAKLLVKEDGILAGMRVALEVFKQVDSQLKINALLNDGDMIRKGDVAFFVEGSVHSILLAERLVLNIMQRMSGIATITHSIVKKLEGTSCQVLDTRKTTPLLRSLEKEAVRIGGGVNHRIGLYDMILIKDNHVDYAGGITAALNAAVDYLAKTGKNLKIEIETRNLKELEEAIQHGGMHRVMFDNYAMEDLVEGVKMVNKKFETEASGGITPENVRSYAETGVDFISMGCLTHSVKSLDLSLKAC